A window from Streptomyces sp. NBC_00335 encodes these proteins:
- a CDS encoding TetR/AcrR family transcriptional regulator translates to MPTNKPISSTAKKKPQVTASPERRRELLDTAAEVFAAQGYNATTVRKIADAAGMLAGSLYYHFDSKESMLDEILSAFLTELWEGYDTVLAAGLGPRQTIEALVTESFREIDRHRAAVAIYQKESRTLSVQPRFHYLSDSQVKFEKAWLGTLERGVADGVFRADLDIRLTYRFVRDTVWVAASWYRPGGQHSPEEIARQYLSMVLDGIATRT, encoded by the coding sequence GTGCCAACGAACAAGCCGATCTCATCGACGGCCAAGAAGAAGCCCCAGGTGACGGCGTCGCCCGAACGCCGCCGCGAACTCCTCGACACCGCCGCCGAGGTCTTCGCCGCGCAGGGCTACAACGCCACCACCGTCCGCAAGATCGCCGACGCCGCCGGCATGCTCGCCGGCAGCCTCTACTACCACTTCGATTCCAAGGAATCGATGCTCGACGAGATCCTCTCCGCCTTCCTGACCGAGCTGTGGGAGGGGTACGACACCGTCCTCGCCGCCGGTCTCGGACCCAGGCAGACCATCGAGGCCCTCGTCACCGAATCGTTCCGGGAGATCGACCGGCACCGCGCCGCGGTCGCCATCTACCAGAAGGAGTCCCGGACCCTGTCGGTCCAGCCCCGCTTCCACTACCTCTCCGACTCGCAGGTCAAGTTCGAGAAGGCGTGGCTGGGGACGCTGGAGCGCGGGGTCGCGGACGGGGTCTTCCGCGCCGACCTGGACATCCGCCTCACCTACCGCTTCGTGCGCGACACGGTGTGGGTGGCGGCGTCCTGGTACCGGCCGGGCGGCCAGCACAGCCCCGAGGAGATCGCCCGCCAGTACCTGTCGATGGTCCTGGACGGCATCGCCACACGCACGTAA